The following is a genomic window from Candidatus Anoxymicrobium japonicum.
AACAACGGCTTCCTCGACAATGTCTTCACTTTCACAAACAACATCAACACGCACGAGGGCGGATCACACCTGGTCGGCTTCAAGGCCGCGCTGACCCGAACCATTAATGACTACGCGAGAACAAAAGGCCTGATAAAGGAGAAAGATCCGAACCTGTCGGGGGAGGACGTGCGCGAGGGGCTTACCGCCATCGTGAGCGTAAAGATGGAAGAGCCTCAGTTTGAGGGACAGACAAAGACCAAGCTGGGGAACCCCGACATCAAAGGGTTTGTGGAATCAACGGTAAACGCCAGACTGGCGGAGTTCCTGGAGGAGAACCCGGCCGACGCCAGGAACATTCTGAACAAAGCGCTGACGGCAAGCAAGGCGAGGTCCGCCGCGCGCCAGGCTCGAGAACTCGTGCGCAGGCAGAACGTCCTGGAGAACAGCACGTTGCCCGGGAAGCTCGCGGATTGCTCGATCAAGGATCCGTCGCTGTGTGAGATATATCTCGTCGAGGGAGACAGCGCCGGCGGTTCGGCGAAGCAAGCAAGAGACAGGAGTTTTCAGGCCATCCTTCCTTTGAGAGGAAAAATCCTCAACGTGGAGAAGGCCGGGCCGAGCAGGGCGTTCTCTTCGCTGGAGATACAGGCGATCATAACCGCCCTCGGGACCAACGTGAAAGACGAGTTTGACATCTCAAAAGCGCGGTACCACCGGGCCATCATCATGACCGACGCGGATGTGGACGGCGCTCACATCAGGACGCTTCTCTTGACGTTTTTCTACCGGTACATGCCGGAGTTGATAGAGGAAGGATACGTCTACGTCGCGCAGCCGCCGCTCTACCGCCTGACTATTGGGAAGAAACACTTCTACGCGTACGACGATGCCGAAATGGATAGAGTCATCAAAGAAAACGGCGGCAAGAAGGCGCAGATGCAACGGTTCAAGGGTCTCGGCGAAATGAACCCGGAACAGCTCTGGGAGACAACGATGGATCCTTCCCGGCGGAATCTCCTGCAGATCAAAATAGAGGACGCCGTAGAGGTGGACACGATGTTCAACACGCTTATGGGAAACGACGTGGAATCGCGCAGGGCTTTCATACAAGAACACGCCTCGGACGTGCGCTTCCTGGATATTTAAACACGATGAGAGCAAACAGGGAAAGGAAAAAAGCCAGGTGATAGACCCTGTCGGCGGGAGGCTGGAGCCGGTAGAGCTGCAGGATGAGGTTCAGCGCTCGTTCCTGGAATACGCGATGAGCGTTATAACACAGCGCGCGCTTCCAGACGTTAGAGACGGGCTCAAGCCGGTGCATCGACGGATTCTCTATAGCATGGGGGATTCGGGGCTTACTCCTAATCAGCCACACAGAAAATGCGCCCGGGTAGTCGGTGACGTCATGGGCCGTTATCACCCACACGGGGACGCAGCTATCTACGATACGCTCGTCCGCATGGCACAGGATTTTTCCTGTCGTTACGAGCTTATCGATGGGCACGGGAACTTCGGGTCGATCGACGGCGACAGCGCGGCGGCCATGCGATACACCGAGGCCCGCCTGGCTTCTGTCGCGCTCGAGCTGCTGGAGGACATCAAGAAAGAGACGGTCGATTTCATCGACAACTATGACGGGTCGATGCAAGAGCCCGTGGTGCTGCCGGGGAAATTCCCAAACCTTCTCGTAAATGGCGCGAGCGGCATAGCGGTGGGAATGGCGACCAATGTGCCACCGCACAATCTGGGCGAGGTTGTGGACGCAACCTGCGCGTACATAGACAACCCGGACATCAGCCTCGCCGATTTGATGAACCACCTCCCGGGCCCGGACTTCCCGACCGGCGGGCTCATCATGGGGGAAGAGGGAATCTTCCAGGCGTACAGCACCGGCCGCGGGATTATCCGTGTGCGGGCGAGAGTTCACTATGAGCAGATAAAGGCCGGGCGTCAGAGGATCGTGGTGACGGAAATTCCCTACCAGGTCAACAAGTCGAAGCTGACCGAGAAAATCGCCGAGATAGTCAAGGCCAAGATAGTGGTGGGGATATCAGATTTGCGGGACGAGTCGGACCGAAGCGGAATGCGGCTCGTCATCGAGCTCAAGCGCGAGATCGACCCGGACATCGTGCTGAACCAGTTGTACAAGCACACGCAGATGCAAAGCTCCTTCGGGATAATAATGCTCGCGCTGGTGGATGGAGTGCCACGCACGTTGCCGGTAAAGCAACTTATCGAGAAGCAGGTCGAGCACCGACAGAAGATTATCGTCAGGAGAACGGAGTTCGACCTGCGGAAAGCCGAGGAAAGAGCGCATATCCTCGAGGGCCTGCTGATCGCGCTCGACCATCTGGACGAGACTATCGCCCTGATAAGAAAATCAAAAACGGTCGAGGAGGCGCGCACCGCGCTTCAAACGCGCTTCGAGCTCACAAGTGAGCAGGCACAGGCGATACTCGACATGCGCCTGCAGAGGCTAACGGGCCTCGAGCGCCAGAAGATCAAAGATGAGATGAAGGAGCTGCGGGACAAAATAATAGAGTACAAGGCGATCCTTGCCGACCCCGAGCGAGTGCTCCTCATCATCAAGGAAGAACTCGAGGAGATGAAACGCAAGTACTCCGACGAGAGGCGAAGCGAGATCGTGGGGCGCTTGGACGACCTTTCTATCGAGGACCTGATCGCCGAAGAGGAAATGGTTGTAACTATCACTCACTCGGGGTACGCGAAACGTCTCCCGGTGACGACTTTCCGCAAGCAGAAACGCGGGGGCAAGGGCGTTACCGGCATGGATCTCAAGGAAGCTGACTTTGTGGAGCATCTGTTTATCACCACCACACACCACTTCATGCTCTTTTTCTCAAACAGGGGGAAGGTTTATAAGCTCAAGGTCTACGAGCTTCCAACCGGAAGCCGAACGACCAAAGGGAAGGCGATGGTCAACCTGCTCCCACTCGAGCACGGAGAGAAAATAGTTGAAGTCATCGCAACCAGAGAGTTCAGCCCGGAACAGTTCCTGGTTACCGCGACCAGGAACGGGATAGTGAAAAAAACACGATTTGACCAGTACAATTCAGCCCGCAAGGACGGCATAATCGCGCTGAGGCTGTTCCCGGGCGACGAGATGATAAGGGCCCGACTGACGTCGGGAGGCGAAGAGCTGCTCCTTATCACATCGCGGGGCCAGGCTATCAAGTTCAACGAGAAAGATTGCAGACCGATGGGGAGGGTTTCGGCCGGCGTGAAAGGCATTACTCTCAACAAGGGCGATAGCGTGCTGACAATGGAGGTGCCCGAGGAGGGCGCCGACGTCTTTGTCCTCACGTCAAATGGTTACGGAAAACGGACTTCGGCCAGGCTGTACCCGGCGCGTAAGCGGGGAGGCAAGGGAGTCAGGACTATAAAACTGACGGAGACCAAAGGAGTTCTGGCGGGAGCGAGAGTCGTCAGAGACAACCAGGAACTCGTCGTCGCGTCACAGGAGGGCATCGTTATCAGGGTTTCCGTCAATGGGATACCCCGAACCGGGCGCGCCACGCAAGGCGTGAAGGTCATGAGAGTACAAAAAGAAGACAGGGTAAGCGCGATCGCTCTAATGGTGGCAGACAATAGCGGCAACGGTGTCGAAGAGGAGTTTGACGCGGAGGAAGACGCTTGAGAGGCTTCAGCGGCGCTTGCCCGTTGTGCCCCGCAATGATACTTTACGAATCCGGCGGGCCTATAGCTCAGCAGGTTAGAGCGCGCCCCTGATAAGGGCGAGGTCGGTGGTTCGAATCCACCTAGGCCCACCAGCTAAGATATTTAGCGTGTTTACTGCGTAGAGGGCATAATGGGGTCAAACCATTTTATGCATAATGGGGTCAAACCATTTTATGCGTTTTCTCAAGGGTGGACGGATTCTCCAGAGGGAGACTTTGCGAAGAAGAGAAAATATCAAATAGGGTTGTCCGCACGAGACCTGGCAGGAGAAATCATGCAAGAACAGAGGATTGAAGACAGGCTAATCTGCGCACTGGATGTTGACACACTCGACAAGGCCAAGAGTATCGTCGATAGGCTGGATGGCGTAATATCTTTTTTCAAAGTAGGCATTGTTTTGCAAATAGCAGCAGGGCAACAGGCCATCGACTATCTTTTGGAAAACAACAAGCGAGTGTTTCTAGACCTGAAATACTATGATGTTCCAGAAACCGTCGAGAAGGCCGTCAAGTGCGCTACAGAAAAGGGAATAGCGCTTCTAACAATACATGGCAACGGAGAAATCATTCAGAAGGCTGTTCACGGCAAGGGCAATTCCGGCCTAAAATTGCTTGCTGTTACGGTACTTACAAGCTTGGACTCTGATGATTTGCACAATATGGGGTATGAATGTTCCGTTGAGGAACTTGTGATGCATAGAACCAGAAAGGCAGTTGAGTATGGTTGTGATGGCGTCATTAGTTCTCCAAATGAAATCAAGATGATTCGAAACGAAGTAGGCCCTCGCCTTATAATAGTGACTCCTGGAATACGGCTAGACGAAAGGCGAGATGACCACAAACGCAAGGCCGAACCGGCGGACGCCATTCGCGATGGCGCCGACTATCTGGTTGTTGGAAGGCCAATAATTCAAGACAAGAACCCAAAAGAAGCCGCCCTCCGCATCATAGAGGACATGAGTCGAGGAGTTTGAGCCTAGCAGAAGGAACGGGCTGCGCACTGGCCACCAACGGTTCTGGAACAGGTCGGACGCACCATTCTGTATTCCATATTTTACAAACGGTCTACCCTGGCGCGGCGTTCACTATTCACGGGCGTTTGCCCACTGTTTCCGACGTCACCTTCTAACCCACTATTCTGAGTTGAGCGCGGCACGGGTTTCCATGTCCGCGTATGTTTTTCCATATAATCTTTCCCCCCCCGCAAAGCGAGGAGTGTTTTCTTCGACCGACGTCTCAAGTCCGCGAGCGGAGGGCGGGGAAGACATGGAAGACATCGCAGTTCGTTTGCGCT
Proteins encoded in this region:
- a CDS encoding DNA gyrase subunit A, with the translated sequence MDPVGGRLEPVELQDEVQRSFLEYAMSVITQRALPDVRDGLKPVHRRILYSMGDSGLTPNQPHRKCARVVGDVMGRYHPHGDAAIYDTLVRMAQDFSCRYELIDGHGNFGSIDGDSAAAMRYTEARLASVALELLEDIKKETVDFIDNYDGSMQEPVVLPGKFPNLLVNGASGIAVGMATNVPPHNLGEVVDATCAYIDNPDISLADLMNHLPGPDFPTGGLIMGEEGIFQAYSTGRGIIRVRARVHYEQIKAGRQRIVVTEIPYQVNKSKLTEKIAEIVKAKIVVGISDLRDESDRSGMRLVIELKREIDPDIVLNQLYKHTQMQSSFGIIMLALVDGVPRTLPVKQLIEKQVEHRQKIIVRRTEFDLRKAEERAHILEGLLIALDHLDETIALIRKSKTVEEARTALQTRFELTSEQAQAILDMRLQRLTGLERQKIKDEMKELRDKIIEYKAILADPERVLLIIKEELEEMKRKYSDERRSEIVGRLDDLSIEDLIAEEEMVVTITHSGYAKRLPVTTFRKQKRGGKGVTGMDLKEADFVEHLFITTTHHFMLFFSNRGKVYKLKVYELPTGSRTTKGKAMVNLLPLEHGEKIVEVIATREFSPEQFLVTATRNGIVKKTRFDQYNSARKDGIIALRLFPGDEMIRARLTSGGEELLLITSRGQAIKFNEKDCRPMGRVSAGVKGITLNKGDSVLTMEVPEEGADVFVLTSNGYGKRTSARLYPARKRGGKGVRTIKLTETKGVLAGARVVRDNQELVVASQEGIVIRVSVNGIPRTGRATQGVKVMRVQKEDRVSAIALMVADNSGNGVEEEFDAEEDA
- the gyrB gene encoding DNA topoisomerase (ATP-hydrolyzing) subunit B, with product MEEKDVEQAYTAKSITVLEGLEAVRKRPGMYVGSTGTRGLHHLVYEVVDNSIDEAMAGHCSKISVTLERDGSVMVIDNGRGIPVGEITRFKKSAVEIVLTKLHAGGKFGGGGYKVAGGLHGVGLSVVNALSERLRVQVCRDGGKYRQDFERGKAVSGLEKIEECGETGTTIIFKPDAKIFEEMEFKYETISQRLREVAYLNAGLEIALIDRRTDEEKSSSYKYEGGIVDFVLSLNASKETIQKRTAYMTGSREDAEVEVALQYNNGFLDNVFTFTNNINTHEGGSHLVGFKAALTRTINDYARTKGLIKEKDPNLSGEDVREGLTAIVSVKMEEPQFEGQTKTKLGNPDIKGFVESTVNARLAEFLEENPADARNILNKALTASKARSAARQARELVRRQNVLENSTLPGKLADCSIKDPSLCEIYLVEGDSAGGSAKQARDRSFQAILPLRGKILNVEKAGPSRAFSSLEIQAIITALGTNVKDEFDISKARYHRAIIMTDADVDGAHIRTLLLTFFYRYMPELIEEGYVYVAQPPLYRLTIGKKHFYAYDDAEMDRVIKENGGKKAQMQRFKGLGEMNPEQLWETTMDPSRRNLLQIKIEDAVEVDTMFNTLMGNDVESRRAFIQEHASDVRFLDI
- a CDS encoding orotidine-5'-phosphate decarboxylase, with the translated sequence MHNGVKPFYAFSQGWTDSPEGDFAKKRKYQIGLSARDLAGEIMQEQRIEDRLICALDVDTLDKAKSIVDRLDGVISFFKVGIVLQIAAGQQAIDYLLENNKRVFLDLKYYDVPETVEKAVKCATEKGIALLTIHGNGEIIQKAVHGKGNSGLKLLAVTVLTSLDSDDLHNMGYECSVEELVMHRTRKAVEYGCDGVISSPNEIKMIRNEVGPRLIIVTPGIRLDERRDDHKRKAEPADAIRDGADYLVVGRPIIQDKNPKEAALRIIEDMSRGV